One part of the Dyadobacter sp. 676 genome encodes these proteins:
- a CDS encoding response regulator has product MGVLKIGVVEDELVIARTIVNTLEELGYAPCGPAINYTEAIDMLENEKPDLVLLDIRLAGRKDGFDVAEKLNETYKLPFIFLTANSDVETIERAKKVKPHAYIVKPFAKEELFAAIEITFNNFTGNLAEVKPVKTTFNPPKNFMFVKDGYVFRKIFFDELLYLESEANYVLLHLTSQKKVMVRSTINDFVQQLDPAAFARIHRRFSVNVNLIEDIFPNEISMQGVKLPIGKSYRDELFSSLGIKHA; this is encoded by the coding sequence ATGGGTGTTCTGAAAATAGGCGTGGTAGAAGACGAGCTTGTCATCGCCCGCACGATTGTTAATACGCTCGAAGAGCTGGGATATGCACCTTGTGGTCCGGCAATCAATTACACCGAGGCAATTGACATGCTGGAAAATGAAAAACCTGATCTGGTGCTGCTTGATATTCGGCTGGCAGGCCGGAAAGACGGTTTCGATGTCGCCGAAAAGCTTAACGAAACCTATAAGCTCCCTTTTATTTTCCTGACTGCGAACAGTGACGTTGAGACGATCGAGCGCGCCAAAAAGGTCAAACCGCATGCATATATTGTCAAGCCATTTGCGAAAGAAGAACTTTTTGCCGCCATCGAAATTACCTTTAACAACTTTACCGGAAACCTTGCCGAAGTGAAACCGGTCAAGACCACCTTCAATCCGCCGAAAAACTTCATGTTTGTAAAGGACGGCTATGTTTTCAGAAAGATATTTTTTGATGAATTGCTTTACCTGGAAAGCGAAGCCAATTATGTGCTTTTGCATTTGACCTCGCAAAAAAAGGTCATGGTGCGCTCAACGATCAACGATTTTGTCCAGCAGCTCGACCCGGCGGCATTCGCCCGAATTCACCGGCGCTTTTCAGTCAACGTGAACCTCATCGAAGATATTTTTCCAAACGAAATTTCCATGCAAGGCGTCAAACTGCCCATTGGAAAATCTTACCGGGACGAACTTTTCAGTTCGCTAGGCATCAAACACGCCTGA
- a CDS encoding sensor histidine kinase, which yields MPEVHLDIDSAVPLGLILNELLTNSFKYAFAETRPGVVELKIRQRGEGEYQLDYVDNGPGLPENLNFDKVSTLGLQLINDLSRQIGGKVQYVTDGGAKFTINFTTRDVRKNQD from the coding sequence GTGCCGGAAGTACACCTGGATATCGACTCTGCCGTTCCTCTTGGTCTGATATTGAACGAATTGCTGACCAACTCATTCAAGTATGCATTTGCCGAGACGCGACCCGGAGTTGTCGAATTGAAAATCAGACAGAGGGGGGAAGGCGAATATCAGCTGGATTACGTGGATAATGGGCCCGGTCTGCCTGAAAATCTGAACTTTGATAAAGTATCGACGCTGGGGTTACAGCTGATCAATGATCTTAGCAGGCAAATCGGAGGCAAAGTTCAGTATGTAACCGACGGTGGTGCTAAATTTACTATTAATTTTACGACTCGCGACGTTCGAAAAAATCAAGATTAA
- a CDS encoding histidine kinase dimerization/phosphoacceptor domain -containing protein, producing the protein MLSLLVSLWVPVLIFNVHVLRAQSDSAQNKSEFTVTKRLLSIEHGLASHEVFCGVQDTAGFLWFGTRNGLNRYDGRNSLLFTRQRNKLQENKVVQLARDDANRLFVQYGSTGFQLMTNGKVDVIDATTQEVKTLTAAFPDLPFKERDVYSVANDGTGEVSFLTAFPFRYWRYSSKKGFRLRFEMKDWDKNAPIDYRATGPHCAFMEGKALLKLNNQEKQFLVTPDTVIAFQQHDVLRSLPIGFTNYNELLITYNTAGNTDQFAVGKLGSNGKLTLVKDPARYNLAPVKNRYWFQVYAATGSGGAAFYIPTDALYLWNKSAFLKVIDHSELKGFENLFIYQLFPDALGNLWLCTSLGVFQLTLKKNRFQPYFSTSQQSIEPNSQARGIYADQTGKVAANIWAHTFSQSGDKMQAVRNQFINYALIKHQSALYSGGYALSRYDDAQNKVVTFAKSLGSEIWSMHSLNDSLLLLGRTNGFSVFNSKTNKFDSVPVTKASAEAKFVYRFFTDKTGILWAVAENGLYKLINAPGDARKGFHNLSMEKRQSGFLSGLSLLDAYQDPDDIFWLATNGEGLYRWNPKTNQSKQFNITAGFPSDVLYRIEPDAFDNLWISSDYGLIRFNRKNLSVNTYTTVDGISHNEFNRTSSFKASDGRLFFGGLNGVNAFDPREFRTDSSRLEVPLQIIAFNQFVGSQSKLVNKTNVLLSEGKIVLKPDDKFFTLDFQLLDFTKNEERRYAYKIEGLDTDWNYINENSVRISGLPYGDFALRIRAQNREGAWNKRELNIPLAVLKPVYLQWWFILIALTLFTLSIYLIIRLRLKQLAHEKRHLEQIVNERTAQLRQSLSEQSALLLEKDVLMKEIHHRVKNNLQVISGLLELQSKTLTDETAREALQEGRNRVRSIALIHQNLYQFEDLSTIELKRFIEDLCKQVQSVFQYKKRLMSPLTCRKYTWISTLPFLLV; encoded by the coding sequence TTGCTATCCCTTCTGGTCAGCCTTTGGGTTCCGGTGTTGATTTTTAATGTGCATGTTCTGCGTGCGCAAAGTGATTCGGCTCAAAATAAGTCGGAATTTACCGTCACCAAACGGCTGCTATCCATTGAACATGGGCTGGCTTCGCACGAAGTTTTCTGCGGGGTTCAGGACACCGCCGGGTTCCTTTGGTTTGGAACACGCAACGGGTTAAATCGCTACGACGGCCGAAATTCCTTACTATTTACCCGGCAGCGCAATAAGTTGCAGGAGAACAAGGTGGTTCAGTTGGCAAGGGACGATGCCAACCGCCTTTTTGTCCAATACGGCAGCACTGGTTTTCAACTGATGACGAACGGAAAAGTGGATGTGATCGACGCGACGACGCAAGAGGTTAAAACATTGACAGCTGCATTTCCGGACCTGCCTTTCAAAGAGCGCGACGTGTATTCGGTCGCGAACGACGGCACGGGGGAGGTTAGCTTCCTGACCGCTTTTCCGTTTCGTTATTGGCGCTATTCAAGCAAAAAGGGGTTCCGGCTCCGTTTCGAGATGAAGGATTGGGACAAAAATGCTCCAATTGACTATCGGGCAACCGGCCCCCATTGTGCGTTCATGGAAGGGAAAGCCCTGTTGAAATTGAACAATCAGGAAAAACAGTTCCTGGTCACCCCTGACACGGTGATTGCATTTCAACAGCATGATGTGTTACGCTCCTTGCCCATTGGTTTTACAAATTACAATGAGCTCTTAATCACCTATAACACAGCCGGCAACACCGATCAATTCGCTGTGGGTAAGCTGGGCTCAAATGGAAAACTTACATTGGTAAAGGACCCCGCCCGATACAATCTTGCACCGGTAAAGAACCGTTATTGGTTCCAGGTTTATGCTGCAACCGGCAGTGGCGGGGCTGCATTCTACATTCCTACCGATGCGCTTTACTTATGGAACAAAAGCGCCTTCTTGAAAGTCATCGATCATTCGGAGCTGAAAGGTTTTGAGAACCTGTTTATCTACCAACTCTTTCCCGATGCATTGGGGAACCTTTGGCTTTGCACTTCACTCGGTGTATTTCAGCTGACGCTCAAAAAGAATAGGTTCCAGCCTTACTTTTCAACCAGCCAGCAATCGATTGAACCCAACAGCCAGGCCCGCGGCATCTATGCAGACCAGACCGGGAAGGTCGCCGCCAACATTTGGGCGCATACTTTTTCGCAAAGCGGAGATAAAATGCAAGCCGTCAGGAATCAGTTCATTAACTATGCGCTCATCAAACACCAGTCGGCATTGTACAGCGGAGGTTATGCGCTCTCGCGATATGACGATGCCCAAAATAAGGTCGTCACTTTCGCCAAAAGCCTGGGCTCCGAGATCTGGTCGATGCATTCGCTCAATGATAGCCTTTTGCTGTTAGGCAGGACGAATGGTTTCTCGGTTTTTAACTCAAAAACCAACAAGTTCGATTCCGTCCCGGTTACGAAAGCAAGTGCCGAGGCGAAATTCGTTTACAGATTTTTTACCGATAAAACGGGGATTTTGTGGGCTGTCGCCGAAAATGGGTTATATAAACTGATCAATGCTCCCGGGGATGCCAGAAAAGGTTTCCACAACTTGTCAATGGAGAAACGGCAATCGGGTTTTCTGAGCGGGCTGAGCCTGTTGGACGCCTATCAGGACCCCGACGACATTTTCTGGCTTGCTACGAATGGCGAGGGGCTTTATCGTTGGAATCCTAAAACGAATCAATCAAAACAGTTCAATATTACCGCCGGTTTTCCTTCCGATGTTTTGTACAGAATTGAGCCAGATGCATTCGACAACCTTTGGATCAGTTCCGATTATGGGCTAATCCGTTTCAATCGGAAAAACCTTTCGGTCAATACTTACACGACCGTCGATGGCATTTCCCACAACGAATTTAACCGCACATCCTCGTTCAAGGCCAGCGACGGCAGGTTGTTTTTTGGCGGTTTAAACGGCGTGAATGCGTTTGATCCGCGTGAATTTCGTACCGACAGTTCCAGGCTGGAAGTTCCTTTGCAGATCATTGCTTTCAATCAGTTCGTAGGGTCGCAAAGCAAGCTGGTTAATAAAACCAACGTCTTGCTGAGCGAAGGAAAAATAGTATTAAAACCCGACGATAAGTTTTTTACGCTGGACTTCCAATTGCTGGATTTTACCAAAAACGAAGAACGCCGGTATGCCTATAAAATTGAAGGACTGGACACTGACTGGAATTATATCAACGAAAACTCGGTCCGGATCAGCGGATTGCCTTATGGAGACTTTGCGCTGCGCATAAGAGCCCAAAACAGGGAAGGTGCATGGAATAAGCGCGAGCTGAACATTCCGCTTGCGGTCCTGAAACCTGTCTATCTCCAATGGTGGTTCATACTGATCGCATTGACGTTATTCACGCTGAGTATTTATTTAATTATTCGTCTCAGGTTAAAGCAATTAGCCCACGAAAAAAGGCATTTGGAGCAAATTGTCAACGAGCGGACGGCACAATTAAGGCAGTCGCTTTCGGAGCAATCGGCTTTACTATTGGAAAAGGATGTGCTTATGAAAGAGATCCATCACCGCGTAAAAAATAATTTGCAGGTTATCTCGGGATTACTCGAACTGCAAAGCAAAACTTTAACAGATGAAACGGCCCGCGAGGCTTTGCAGGAAGGCCGCAACCGCGTCCGCAGCATTGCATTGATCCACCAAAACCTTTATCAGTTTGAAGACCTGAGCACCATTGAGCTGAAAAGGTTTATCGAGGACCTGTGCAAGCAGGTACAAAGCGTTTTTCAGTATAAAAAAAGGTTGATGTCACCATTAACGTGCCGGAAGTACACCTGGATATCGACTCTGCCGTTCCTCTTGGTCTGA
- a CDS encoding helix-turn-helix transcriptional regulator has product MKKQAPHIIHSIAEQHRVLGLPGPVHPLVSVFDFDEMDHARADTGSEMLVINMYCISLKRNVTGKVRYGQGFCDFDEGIMFCTAPGQVSSNISGDHRPSGCCVVFHPDFIRRHPLGRRMKEYSFFDYAVNEALHLSEREESLVLSVMKMLRDEISGRVDAYSENVIIAHLELLLSYGQRFYGRQFLTRKPATSDVLVRLEKLLSDYFASDRPMFEGLPTVSYLAGELNFSDSYLSDLLKNLTGQNTQQHIHRFVIERAKVLLTQTRLTVSEIGFQLGFEFPQSFSRLFKSKTNMTPVEFRASFD; this is encoded by the coding sequence ATGAAGAAACAGGCCCCACACATTATCCATTCGATTGCCGAGCAGCACCGCGTTCTTGGTTTACCCGGGCCGGTGCACCCCCTGGTGAGCGTATTCGATTTTGACGAAATGGACCACGCGCGCGCCGATACCGGTAGCGAAATGCTCGTGATAAACATGTATTGTATTTCTCTCAAAAGAAATGTGACAGGTAAAGTGCGCTACGGGCAGGGTTTCTGCGATTTTGATGAAGGAATTATGTTTTGCACCGCACCGGGCCAGGTGAGCAGCAATATCTCCGGGGACCACAGGCCCAGCGGTTGTTGCGTGGTATTCCATCCCGATTTTATCAGGCGTCATCCGCTCGGTCGGCGCATGAAAGAATACAGCTTTTTCGACTATGCTGTCAACGAGGCGCTTCACCTGTCGGAACGGGAAGAAAGCCTGGTGCTGTCGGTCATGAAGATGCTCCGCGACGAAATCAGCGGGCGGGTCGACGCGTATTCCGAAAATGTGATTATTGCGCACCTGGAACTGCTTCTGAGCTACGGGCAACGTTTCTACGGCAGGCAATTCCTTACCCGCAAGCCCGCAACGAGCGACGTGCTCGTACGCCTGGAAAAGCTCTTGTCCGACTATTTCGCGAGCGACCGCCCCATGTTCGAGGGCCTGCCGACGGTATCTTACCTGGCCGGCGAACTGAATTTTTCAGACAGCTACCTGAGCGATCTGCTCAAAAATCTCACCGGACAAAACACACAGCAGCATATTCACCGGTTTGTGATTGAAAGGGCCAAAGTTTTACTCACCCAAACCCGGCTAACAGTGAGCGAGATCGGTTTTCAGCTGGGGTTTGAATTTCCACAATCGTTCAGCCGGCTATTTAAGAGCAAGACCAATATGACGCCGGTAGAATTCCGGGCTTCGTTCGACTAG
- a CDS encoding aldo/keto reductase yields MKLVKLGSQGLVVPSIGLGCMGMTGMAHMDIYGKADEAEAIATIHRSLELGGNFLDTADLYGPLVNEQLIAKATKGRRSSYLIATKFGWEIDDNAQITWKFRADKAYVKKAAERSLQNLGTDYIDLYYLHRLDAGTPIEETVAAMSDLVKEGKVRYIGLSEVSAETVRRAHAIHPITAVQTEYSLFERGPEEAGIMQALEELGVGFVAYSPLGRGFISGELKSPDDLAADDFRRGIPRFQGDQFYKNLDLLAEIQRMAGQKQVTSSQLALAWTIAKGAVPIPGTKRRKYLEENIAATEIVLSQVELARLEAIIPLGTDTGDRYDRFGMDAIDR; encoded by the coding sequence ATGAAACTTGTGAAATTGGGAAGCCAGGGCCTGGTGGTACCTTCGATAGGACTGGGCTGTATGGGAATGACGGGCATGGCCCATATGGATATTTACGGTAAAGCGGATGAAGCCGAAGCCATTGCCACCATACACCGCTCGCTCGAACTCGGGGGAAATTTTCTCGATACGGCCGACCTTTACGGGCCGCTGGTCAACGAACAGCTCATTGCCAAGGCGACGAAAGGCCGCCGCAGCAGTTACCTTATCGCGACAAAGTTCGGGTGGGAAATCGATGACAATGCACAGATTACCTGGAAATTCCGGGCAGACAAGGCTTATGTAAAAAAAGCTGCGGAGCGCTCGCTTCAAAACCTGGGAACCGACTACATTGACCTATACTACCTGCATCGGCTGGACGCCGGGACGCCAATCGAGGAAACAGTGGCCGCTATGTCGGACCTGGTGAAGGAAGGCAAAGTGCGTTACATTGGATTGTCGGAAGTTTCGGCCGAAACCGTCAGGCGGGCCCACGCGATCCACCCGATCACTGCTGTGCAAACCGAGTATTCACTTTTCGAACGCGGTCCCGAAGAAGCAGGTATCATGCAAGCATTGGAAGAACTGGGCGTTGGCTTCGTGGCCTATTCACCATTGGGTCGCGGATTTATTTCGGGCGAACTGAAAAGCCCGGACGATCTGGCCGCGGACGATTTCAGGCGTGGTATCCCGCGTTTTCAGGGCGACCAGTTTTATAAAAACCTGGACTTACTGGCGGAAATACAGCGCATGGCCGGGCAGAAGCAGGTAACCTCGTCGCAGCTGGCACTGGCATGGACGATTGCCAAAGGCGCCGTGCCCATTCCTGGAACGAAACGCAGGAAATACCTCGAAGAAAATATCGCCGCCACTGAAATTGTGCTCAGCCAGGTCGAACTGGCGCGGCTGGAAGCAATTATCCCGCTGGGAACCGACACAGGCGACCGTTACGACCGATTTGGTATGGACGCAATAGACCGGTAG
- a CDS encoding serine hydrolase domain-containing protein, translating into MKNHRLFLILSFVLVVFHVHADDLDDFIRSQMQKRRIPGLSLAIIQDGRILKAQAYGFIDKDNKVPVTTSTLFQAGSVSKSVAAMGALYLVEHRKLLLDEDVNVKLKSWKVPDNEFTNDKKVTLRGILSHTAGLTVHGFPGYPVGAKIPSVVQILDGTAPANTPPVRVDFVPGSRWRYSGGGYTVMQQLMVDVTGADFPEFMKDNVLSPLGMENSTYQQPLPPELAKLTATGHYNNRRLVDGRWHIYPEMAAAGLWTTPSDLARFAISIQNAYAGKPGSALSRSMARQMLTDQKNRDGLGVFLQGDSATLRFGHNGRDEGFDALLTASVDKGQGVVIMINANDNSHMMGRIVDFIADYYQWDGFPVKTKPVAVDVDSQTLKAFEGRYELFNNRMVTFEAENQRLFTLEDGFVDEEFVPVAKNKFTSTDRSVSVTFNSDINGNVTGFTLEDNDQGYQRKVSRIGPLANAHKTNADPDPSRTPKILAALQAMVKGGEVLEEASGLTLGAKRDFAGGMREPETLKSLTFIHSENVAGRGIQRHGSEVSEIVTYQLKSNQPDTYILVHLTSDGLVTDCDLVEK; encoded by the coding sequence ATGAAAAACCATCGCCTCTTTCTGATTCTTTCCTTTGTATTAGTTGTATTTCACGTCCACGCGGATGATCTGGACGATTTTATCCGGAGCCAGATGCAGAAGCGGCGTATTCCCGGTTTATCCCTGGCTATCATTCAGGACGGAAGAATCCTGAAGGCCCAGGCATATGGATTTATTGATAAAGATAACAAGGTGCCTGTCACGACCAGTACCTTGTTTCAAGCGGGCTCGGTTAGCAAATCGGTTGCGGCTATGGGGGCTTTGTATCTAGTTGAACATCGTAAACTTCTTCTGGACGAGGATGTTAATGTAAAACTTAAAAGCTGGAAGGTCCCTGATAATGAATTTACAAATGATAAAAAGGTTACACTGCGCGGGATACTCAGTCATACTGCCGGTCTTACAGTGCACGGATTCCCCGGATATCCTGTGGGCGCGAAGATTCCTTCGGTAGTTCAGATTCTGGATGGGACAGCCCCGGCCAATACACCACCGGTTCGCGTAGACTTTGTACCGGGCTCCCGCTGGAGGTATTCGGGTGGCGGTTATACCGTCATGCAACAACTGATGGTGGATGTGACTGGCGCTGATTTCCCGGAATTCATGAAAGATAATGTGCTTTCGCCATTGGGTATGGAAAATAGCACCTACCAACAACCTTTACCTCCTGAACTGGCAAAACTGACTGCAACCGGCCATTACAACAACCGAAGGTTAGTAGACGGCCGCTGGCACATTTATCCCGAAATGGCAGCAGCGGGATTGTGGACTACGCCGTCCGATCTGGCCCGATTCGCGATCAGTATCCAGAATGCCTATGCCGGAAAACCAGGAAGTGCGTTATCCCGGTCCATGGCCCGCCAAATGTTGACAGATCAGAAAAACAGGGACGGGCTTGGTGTTTTTTTGCAGGGCGACAGTGCTACGCTCCGCTTCGGTCACAACGGGCGCGACGAGGGTTTCGATGCGTTACTTACCGCTAGCGTGGACAAAGGACAAGGCGTTGTGATCATGATCAATGCAAATGATAACTCGCACATGATGGGCAGGATCGTTGATTTTATCGCTGACTATTACCAGTGGGATGGATTTCCTGTAAAGACCAAACCGGTCGCGGTAGACGTGGATTCCCAAACTTTAAAGGCATTCGAAGGTCGATATGAATTATTTAATAATCGAATGGTCACATTCGAAGCTGAAAACCAGCGACTTTTTACCTTGGAGGATGGTTTTGTCGATGAAGAATTTGTGCCCGTCGCTAAGAATAAGTTTACATCCACCGACCGCAGCGTTTCTGTGACCTTCAATTCCGATATTAATGGAAATGTGACAGGCTTTACGCTTGAGGACAATGATCAGGGCTATCAGCGAAAAGTATCACGTATCGGGCCGCTTGCCAATGCCCATAAAACCAATGCGGATCCGGATCCGTCACGCACACCCAAAATCCTGGCGGCTTTGCAGGCAATGGTAAAAGGTGGAGAAGTATTAGAAGAGGCGTCAGGCCTCACTTTGGGAGCCAAACGCGATTTTGCGGGAGGAATGCGGGAGCCGGAAACTTTGAAATCATTAACTTTTATTCATTCGGAAAACGTCGCAGGCCGGGGAATTCAACGCCATGGAAGCGAAGTAAGCGAAATAGTAACTTACCAATTGAAGTCCAATCAGCCGGACACCTATATACTCGTCCATCTCACCTCCGACGGCTTGGTTACGGATTGCGATCTCGTTGAAAAATGA
- a CDS encoding GNAT family N-acetyltransferase — MAGFASLKGTDYIDFMYTHKDHLRKGVAQLMMAQLQEKAIQMGARCLTADVSKTARPFFEKLGFVILHENHNLIRGVWITNYKMRKEL; from the coding sequence ATAGCAGGATTCGCTTCATTAAAAGGCACCGACTATATCGACTTCATGTATACACATAAAGACCATCTTAGAAAAGGGGTTGCCCAGCTCATGATGGCGCAGCTGCAAGAAAAGGCTATCCAAATGGGAGCCCGGTGCCTTACGGCCGACGTTAGCAAAACCGCAAGACCGTTCTTCGAAAAATTGGGCTTTGTTATATTGCATGAAAACCATAACCTGATCAGGGGAGTATGGATCACCAATTACAAAATGCGAAAGGAGCTGTAA
- a CDS encoding penicillin-binding transpeptidase domain-containing protein: MRITFKFLIFFLFYSFATFAQLDLVTPFKDCNSTGSITIYDYKKQKWIISDEVDSRSETQPASTFKIINLLVALETGVIKDENEVIKWPGSTDTTLYGYRPEIYKDITVKEAFEVSAGWAFIELAKRIGREKYAHYLKLAGYGNGDLSEKGDDFWNFGAFAISPRNQLEFLVKVYQGKTPFSKKNLVVLKSVMVNEQTNDYTLRGKTGWTRVDGNEIGWWVGYVERQDNVYFFATRLIKKRNESNPDFGKCRKTITNAVLTQLGAM, translated from the coding sequence ATGAGAATCACATTCAAGTTCCTCATATTTTTTCTATTCTATTCGTTCGCCACTTTTGCACAGTTAGACCTCGTTACACCGTTTAAAGATTGCAACTCAACCGGCAGTATCACTATTTACGATTACAAAAAACAAAAGTGGATCATTAGTGATGAAGTGGATTCCCGGAGTGAAACCCAGCCTGCTTCAACATTCAAAATAATCAATCTGCTCGTGGCGCTTGAAACAGGAGTCATTAAGGATGAAAATGAGGTGATCAAATGGCCTGGTTCTACTGACACGACACTTTATGGCTACCGGCCGGAAATTTATAAAGACATTACCGTGAAGGAAGCGTTTGAGGTTTCAGCCGGATGGGCGTTCATTGAACTGGCAAAAAGGATCGGCCGTGAGAAATATGCACATTATCTCAAGCTCGCTGGCTACGGGAATGGAGATCTCTCCGAAAAAGGCGACGATTTCTGGAATTTCGGCGCGTTTGCAATTTCGCCACGCAATCAGTTGGAATTTCTGGTGAAAGTCTATCAGGGCAAAACGCCGTTTTCCAAAAAGAATCTGGTGGTTTTGAAAAGTGTTATGGTCAATGAGCAAACTAACGATTATACCCTTCGTGGCAAAACAGGGTGGACGCGCGTCGACGGCAATGAAATCGGGTGGTGGGTTGGATATGTAGAGCGGCAGGATAATGTTTACTTTTTTGCAACACGGCTTATCAAAAAAAGAAACGAATCGAATCCGGATTTTGGAAAATGCCGGAAGACTATTACAAACGCTGTATTAACGCAGCTTGGAGCTATGTAG
- a CDS encoding integrase core domain-containing protein, with protein MSRQAWYAAARRREKKCFEQDLILGDVRRIRRQIPGIGTAKLHDLMKDFLRGHQIKLGRDKLHKLLKDNNLLLSVILDACSRKIVGWHLDKTMQAQGSVQALDMALLSRTNPSQPLIHHSDRGVQYCSWKYVDRLRNENVSISMAESGDPNENAMAERVFRTLKEDCKLRGFLSFSAASTSIERAVHAYNNLRPHASIGYLTPTRRVDGQARSH; from the coding sequence TTGTCAAGACAAGCCTGGTATGCGGCTGCCAGGCGTCGTGAAAAGAAATGCTTCGAGCAAGACCTTATCCTTGGTGACGTCCGTCGTATCAGGCGGCAGATTCCTGGAATTGGAACTGCGAAATTACACGATTTAATGAAGGATTTTTTGCGTGGCCACCAGATAAAGCTTGGCCGCGATAAGCTACATAAGTTACTGAAAGACAATAATTTATTATTGTCGGTGATCCTGGATGCCTGCTCACGCAAAATTGTCGGCTGGCACCTGGACAAGACCATGCAGGCGCAGGGATCGGTACAAGCCTTGGACATGGCCCTGTTGTCCAGAACAAATCCTTCGCAACCGCTCATCCACCATTCTGATCGCGGCGTGCAATACTGCTCATGGAAATACGTCGACCGGCTCAGAAACGAAAACGTGTCCATCAGTATGGCTGAAAGCGGCGACCCGAACGAGAATGCAATGGCCGAACGGGTCTTCCGAACATTGAAGGAAGATTGTAAACTGAGAGGATTTCTTTCTTTTTCAGCAGCAAGCACTTCCATTGAACGAGCCGTTCATGCCTATAATAACCTTCGGCCGCACGCCTCAATCGGCTATCTAACGCCCACCAGGCGCGTCGACGGTCAGGCCCGCTCCCACTAA
- a CDS encoding sigma factor yields MTRFPNKRDQYCQLGDIEILDLIRQSRNAALTEIFNRYWEPLFLYVMRVLRDDDEARDVVQETFIALWQKKSRIAGNLLP; encoded by the coding sequence GTGACCCGCTTTCCTAATAAAAGAGATCAATACTGCCAGTTAGGGGATATCGAGATCCTCGACTTGATACGCCAGAGCCGCAATGCAGCGTTGACAGAGATCTTCAATCGTTACTGGGAGCCGTTATTTCTCTATGTAATGCGTGTGCTCAGGGACGACGACGAGGCGCGCGACGTGGTACAGGAGACTTTCATCGCACTCTGGCAAAAAAAGAGCCGAATTGCCGGAAATTTACTCCCTTAA
- a CDS encoding sigma-70 family RNA polymerase sigma factor — MGIARYKALRSVSLSLSRDRYRTSLLHFFNDHEPSPEAGLMATEMERRLNACIDSLPERMREVFLLSRREHLSYAEIAERLDISDKTVKKQIHNALKHLRSALDEQHMWVTVLLSTVAVH, encoded by the coding sequence ATGGGTATTGCACGCTATAAGGCGTTGCGAAGCGTCAGTCTCAGCCTCTCCCGGGACCGCTACCGGACTTCCCTGCTCCATTTTTTCAATGACCACGAGCCCTCCCCGGAGGCCGGGCTAATGGCGACGGAAATGGAACGTCGTCTGAACGCGTGTATCGACAGCCTGCCCGAGCGCATGCGGGAAGTTTTCCTGTTGAGCCGCCGCGAGCATCTCTCTTACGCCGAGATCGCGGAGCGGCTCGATATCTCCGATAAAACCGTTAAGAAGCAGATCCACAATGCATTGAAGCACCTGAGAAGCGCTCTCGATGAACAGCACATGTGGGTTACGGTCCTGCTCAGTACGGTAGCTGTACACTGA